The following are encoded in a window of Brettanomyces bruxellensis chromosome 9, complete sequence genomic DNA:
- a CDS encoding uncharacterized protein (BUSCO:EOG09264398) gives MGLDYNISNNEQQFVLDALKENTRLDGRKLLDMRNVEIQIFPDEYGHVDVKLGKTEVACKISASIEQPYKDRPFEGLFQINTEISPMCSPFFEVSQGAAGGTSSRQTSEEILISRMIEKSVRRSNALDLENLCLVAGSKCWSVRADLHFLNYDGNFIDASCIAVMTALLHFKKPDVEVSGDDIVVFDTKQRDPVPLSILHIPLCVTFNFYNPNGDEENIKGESNAELIVVDTNLIEERLSLGSMTITLNKNQEVCQLLKSGGLNIDASLIMNCCTYAAKIVSQLTDQIHRVLKEDEHKRINPTEQKELQTVNSREAS, from the coding sequence ATGGGTTTGGACTATAACATTTCAAACAACGAGCAGCAGTTCGTTCTCGATGCTTTAAAGGAAAACACGAGGCTTGATGGGAGGAAACTTTTAGACATGAGAAATGTggaaattcaaatatttcctGATGAATATGGTCATGTTGATGTGAAACTTGGAAAAACAGAAGTCGCATGTAAGATCAGTGCTTCGATAGAACAACCATACAAGGATAGGCCGTTTGAAGGCCTATTTCAGATAAATACGGAAATATCACCAATGTGCTCACCATTCTTTGAAGTTTCGCAGGGGGCAGCTGGCGGTACAAGTTCACGGCAGACTAGCGAAGAGATATTGATTTCCAGGATGATTGAAAAATCGGTGAGACGATCCAATGCCTTAGATTTAGAAAACTTGTGTCTTGTTGCTGGATCTAAATGCTGGTCTGTGCGGGCAGATCTCCACTTTCTGAATTACGATGGAAACTTTATAGATGCTTCTTGTATTGCAGTTATGACGGCACTTTTACACTTTAAAAAGCCCGATGTTGAAGTTTCCGGTGATGATATTGTGGTATTCGACACAAAGCAGAGAGATCCTGTGCCATTATCTATTTTACATATTCCATTATGTGTTACTTTCAACTTTTACAACCCAAATGGCGACGAGGAAAATATCAAGGGTGAGTCAAACGCTGAACTAATTGTGGTGGATACAAATTTAATAGAGGAAAGATTAAGTCTTGGAAGTATGACGATAACGTTAAATAAGAATCAGGAGGTGTGCCAGTTGTTGAAAAGTGGCGGATTGAACATAGATGCAAGTCTCATAATGAATTGCTGTACATATGCTGCCAAGATAGTTTCTCAGCTTACGGATCAAATCCATCGAGTTTTGAAGGAGGATGAACATAAAAGAATTAATCCTACAGAACAAAAGGAACTTCAGACGGTGAATTCAAGGGAGGCTAGCTGA